The Iamia sp. SCSIO 61187 genomic sequence GTGGTCACCAGCAGCGGCTGCTCGCTTCCCGGGACGCCCTCGGGCCAGCCCTCGGTGGACAGGTGGACGTCACTGCCCTCGTGGAGCTGCGTCGTCGGCGACGCCACCAGGGTCGGGCGGGCCTGCGCCGCCGCTGGCGCACCGCCGGTGGGCAGCGACAGAGCCGCCGCGATCGCACCCAGGGCCAGGACGCGCCGCCATCGCTCCGTCATCCTCCGCCATCGGCGCTCGGCGTCCCGGCTTGAGAGGGTGCCGCATGCTCCTCGAGCCGTTCGTCAGTAGAGGGCGGGGATGAAGCGCTGGGAGGTCTTCGGGGGGCGGATGTGGGACCCCTTCTGCGGCGGCCGGGGCGGCAGCTCCAGGGGCGGCGGGGTCAGGTCCTCGTAGGGGACCAGCGAGAGCAGGTGGCTGATGCAGTTCAGGCGGGCCAGGCGCTTGTCGTCGGCGTCGACGACCCACCACGGGCTGCCGTCGGTGTCGGTGCGGGCGAACATCAGGTCCTTGGCCCGGGAGTAGTCCTGCCACCGGTTGCGGGACTCGATGTCCATCGGCGACAGCTTCCAGCGCTTGGTCGGCGTCGTCAGCCGCTTCTGGAACCGCCGCTCCTGCTCGTCGTCGCTGACCGAGAACCAGTATTTCACCAGCTGGATGCCGTCCCGCTGGAGCATGTCCTCGAACAACGGGGCGGCGCGGAGGAACTCCTCGACCTCGTTCTCGTCGGCGAAGCCCATCACCCGCTCGACACCGGCCCGGTTGTACCAGGAGCGGTCGAACAGCACGATCTCCCCCGCCGCCGGCAGCTGCTCGACGTAGCGCTGGAAGTACCACTGCGTCCGCTCGCGGTCGCTCGGGGTGCCGAGGGCGACGACGCGCACGAGGCGCGGGTTCGTGACCTCGGTGATCCGGGTGATCACGCCGCCCTTGCCGGCGGCGTCGCGGCCCTCGAACAAGACGACGACCCGGTGCCCCTCGGCCCGCACCCACTCCTGGAGCTTCACCAGCTCGACCTGGAGCCGGCCCAGCTCCTCCTCGTAGGCCGCCTTCTTCAGGCTCCCGTCCTCCTTGTAGGCGTCGGGGCCGAGGACCTTGGTCACGGGCCCCGTCCTACCACCGTCGCCGAGCACGGCGCGGCCTCAGCCCGTGAACCGGGCGACGGCGCCGACCGGGACGGCGGGCGGCGCCGGGCCGCTCACCGGCGGGATCGGGGTGTCGACGTCGGGATCGATGCCGGGAGGGACGACGGCGGGCTCACAGGAGTCGAAGACCTCGGGGGCCTCCCCGATCCAGTCCACCTCGCGTGCGGGCGGGGCGCCGGCCAGCACGCCCAGCAGCCAGGTGGCCCGGTCGGGCGCCGACTCGTCGCTCACCTCGACGTGCCCCTCGTCGTCGTACATCCACACCCGCAGGTCGGTGCCGAGGTCGGTGAGGCCAGCGCAGATGGTCTCGGTGAGGAACCGGGCGACGGTGCCGTCGCCCTCGCTGGCGACCATCAGGACGGGGACGTCGATCGGGTCGGACCCGGGCTCGTTGGCGACGAGG encodes the following:
- the ppk2 gene encoding polyphosphate kinase 2, coding for MTKVLGPDAYKEDGSLKKAAYEEELGRLQVELVKLQEWVRAEGHRVVVLFEGRDAAGKGGVITRITEVTNPRLVRVVALGTPSDRERTQWYFQRYVEQLPAAGEIVLFDRSWYNRAGVERVMGFADENEVEEFLRAAPLFEDMLQRDGIQLVKYWFSVSDDEQERRFQKRLTTPTKRWKLSPMDIESRNRWQDYSRAKDLMFARTDTDGSPWWVVDADDKRLARLNCISHLLSLVPYEDLTPPPLELPPRPPQKGSHIRPPKTSQRFIPALY